The DNA region CAAAATTCTACTTGTAGTATATTTTTTTCCATTGGTTAAGTGTATGTCTGTATAGTTACTATCCGCTTTTAGGTAAAGGATTTCATTTACTTCAATCATTATTAAGTTATTACCATCAGGAATGGCTATCCTTTCTGTATGAGCTATGCTTAACTTAGCTACTTGTAATTTATGAAAAGTGGTGAGCTGTTTCTGTTTATACCGTTCCATTGTTTCTTTTAGTTCTTCTGGGTCAATTGGTTTTAGCAGATAATCCAAGGCTGATGTTTTAAAGGCCTGAATAGCATATTGGTTATATGCTGTTGTAAAGATGATGTTAAATTGGATTTCATCTTTACCAAAAAAATTCACAATTTCTAATCCGTTATATTTTGGCATTTCTATATCAAGGAAAACCATCTCCGGTTGAAATTTTCTTATTGCCAAAACTCCTGATGGCAAATCATCACAGATAGCTACCACTTCTATTTCTGGTGCCACTTGATTGATGACTCCTTTTAAATAAATTTGTGCTCTTTTTTCATCTTCTATTATTATTGCCTTCATTATATTTATATTTTCATTTTTATAGTTACTAGAGTTCCGTTGCTTTCTTCATTCTCATCATATAGATCTGTATAATCTATTGTGATATTATATTGATCTTTATTCAGTAACATTATACGGTCTAAATTAGCTTTAGTTGCAAAAGATTTAGGTTTAGAGGTATTGAGTTTATTTAATTCTTCTGATTTAACTCTACCTATTCCGTTATCTTTTATTGTGGTGATTAATTGACGAGTTCTATCAACACGAAATTCTATTGAGAGATTTTTTTCTCCGTTACTATGAGCAAGTCCGTGTAAAATGGCATTTTCTACATAAGGCTGAAAAAGCATCGTTGGGATTCTTACATCATTCAAAAGAATGTCTTGCTCATAGTAAATTTTAAAGTTAAAATCTTCAAACCTCATTTTTTGTAATTCTAAATAAAGTTTCAGAGTATCTATTTCATCTTGTAAGGTAACCGTATCTGTGTCTGATAGCTCTAAAATTTTTCTTGTTAATTTAGAAAATTTAGACAAATAGGCTGATGCAACTTGGGTGTCATTAGTAAATATATAGGATTGGATATTATTGATGGCATTGAAAAAGAAATGAGGATTCATCTGGGATTTGATGAGTTGTAATTTTGATTCTTTTAAATTTTTTTCTAAAGTTATTTGCGCTATTTTCTCTGCATTTTTCCTTTTTAATTGTATAATTTTCCAGCGATACAGCAAGAAGCTCATGAGTAAAAAACTACATATGATTAGAGTGATAAACCAAGCACGCTTCCATAAAGGCGGTAAAATTTCAAATGTAATGGGCTTTATAGTGAATTTAATTTCTGACGTGTTTTTGTTCATTAACCCCAGCTGAATAGAATATTCTCCAGGCGCTAACG from Chryseobacterium suipulveris includes:
- a CDS encoding LytR/AlgR family response regulator transcription factor; translated protein: MKAIIIEDEKRAQIYLKGVINQVAPEIEVVAICDDLPSGVLAIRKFQPEMVFLDIEMPKYNGLEIVNFFGKDEIQFNIIFTTAYNQYAIQAFKTSALDYLLKPIDPEELKETMERYKQKQLTTFHKLQVAKLSIAHTERIAIPDGNNLIMIEVNEILYLKADSNYTDIHLTNGKKYTTSRILKNFEETLSSYSQFFRCHKSYIINILHTLKFSRVNGGTIVLKNDVEIPISIEKTDTFLKAFKKIPRF